Below is a genomic region from Actinomycetota bacterium.
GCCATCGGAGCTGGACGCGATGCTGGCCACGGCGGCGGACGCCGGCATGGCGGCCCTGGTGGAAGCGCACTCGGAGGCCGACCTGGACAAGGTGCTGGGGGCCGGGGCGCCGATGGTGGGGGTCAACGCGCGTGACCTGGAGACGCTGGAGGTGGACGAAGACCTCGCGGTCGCGCTGGCCCGGCGGGTTCCGGCGGACCGGATCGTGGTGTTCGAGAGCGGGATCTCCCGGCGCGAGCAGGTGGAGCGGGCGGTGGAGGCGGGAGCATCGGCGGTCCTGGTGGGGGAAGCGCTCATGCGATCACCCGACCCCGGCGCCAAGATTCGCGAGCTCCGGGGCGCCGCGGTCCCGGTCCGGCCGTGAGCGGTCCGGCGACCTCGACGCTCCCCGACGAGCGAGGCCGGTTCGGCCGCTTCGGCGGACGGTACGTCCCCGAGGTGCTGGTCCCGGCCCTGGACGAGCTGGCCCGCGCGTGGTCGTCGCTCCAGGACGACCCGGAGTTCCGGGGGGAGCTCGACGCACTGCTGAGGGACTACGTGGGCCGGCCCACACCGCTGACGTTCGCGGCGCGCCTGTCCGAGCAGACCGGCTACCGGGTGTTCCTGAAGCGCGAGGACCTCGCGCACACCGGTGCACACAAGATCAACAACACCATGGGTCAGGTGCTGCTGGCCCGGCGGCTGGGGAAGCGACGGATCATCGCCGAGACCGGCGCCGGCCAGCACGGCGTGGCCACCGCGACCGCCTGCGCGATGTTCGGATTGCCGTGCGTTGTGTACATGGGGGAGGAGGACACCCGCCGGCAGGCCGTGAACGTGGACCGGATGCGCCTGCTGGGCGCCGAGGTGGTCTCGGTGAGGTCGGGTTCCCGGACCCTCAAGGACGCCATCAACGAGGCCCTCCGGGACTGGGCGGCGAGCGTCCAGGACACCCATTACGTCGTGGGGTCGGTGGTCGGTCCGCATCCGTTCCCGGCGATGGTCCGGGACTTCCAGCGGGTCATCGGGGACGAGGCGCGCCGCCAGTTCCAGGAAGCCGACGGCGGCCTGCCGGACGCCGTGGTGGCGTGCGTCGGCGGGGGATCGAACGCCATCGGGATGTTCACGGCGTTCGTGGGCGGTGGTGCCCGGCTGGTCGGCGTGGAGGCCGGGGGCCGCGGGTCCGGGTCGGGGGAGCACTGCGCGTCGCTCTCGGCAGGGCGTCCCGGGGTCCTGCACGGGGCGCTGTCGTACCTGTTGCAGGACCAGGCCGGCCAGGTCGTCTCGACCCACTCCATCTCGGCGGGCCTGGACTACCCGGGGGTGGGGCCAGAGCACAGCTTCCTGAAGGACGCCGGGCTGGCCGAGTACACCAGCGCGACGGACGCCGAGGCGCTCGAGGGGTTCGTGGCGCTGGCCCGAGCCGAGGGCATCCTGCCGGCCCTGGAGCCGGCCCACGCCATCGGGTGGCTGCTTCGCCGGCCCCTCCCGGAGGGCTCGTCCGTGCTGGTGTGCCTGTCCGGCCGGGGGGACAAGGACCTGGAGACCGTCCGCGCGGCCCTGGGCGGGGAGGTCCCCGACGCCGTGCCCCCGGGGCGTGGCTGACCTCGACCTGGAGGCGGCGCTGCGGCGGCGCCTCGACGTCGGCGGCCGCGCGTTCGTGCCCTACGTGACCGGCGGCCTGCCGTCGGTGACGACGGATGTCCTGCGGGGACTGGAGGCGGCTGGCGCTGATGCCATCGAGGTCGGGATCCCGTTCTCCGACCCGGTCATGGACGGGCCGGTCATCCAGGAAGCCTCCCAGCGGGCGCTCGAGGCCGGAGCGACCCCGGACCGGGTGCTGGACCTGGTGGGGGAGGCCTCGGTCGGGGTGCCCGTCGTGGCCATGACCTACCTGAACCCGGTCCTGGCCCTGGGGTTCGACGTGTTCCTGCGGCGAGCGGTCGACGTGAGGCTGGCCGGGGTCCTCGTGCCGGACCTGCCCGTGGACGAGGCCGAGGAGTGGCGGTCGGCGTGTGCCGAGCACGGCGTCGCGTCGGTGTTCCTGGCTGCGCCAGGGACGGACGCCGGACGGCTGGGACTCATCGCGGAGGCCTCGAGCGGATTCGTCTACTGCGTCTCGACCTACGGGGTGACCGGCGAGCGGAAGGTGCTGGCCCAAACGGCCCGCGACCTCGTGGAATCGCTCCGGCCGCTCACCGACCGCCCGCTGCTGGTGGGCGTGGGGGTCGGATCGCCGGAGCAGGCCGCCACCGCGTGTGAGTTCGCCGATGGCGTGGTCGTCGGCACCGCGCTGGTCCGCAAGCTGCTGGAGGAAGGTCCGGAGTCCTGCCTGGCCCTGGCCGCCCAGTTCCGCCGGGCCATTCCTGCCGGTCCCTGAGCTTCGCCTTCCACCCTTCGTGCCGGGAGAGGGACTCGAACCCTCACGCCCTTTCGGGCAGCGCCTTTTGAGAGCGCCCGGTCTACCAGTTTCCGCATCCCGGCCTGAAACGGACAAAGGGCCCATGCCCCGGCCGAACCTAGGGTACCCGTGGAGGGCGGGCTCGGGCGGCAGTTCGGCACAGCGCTGACTCGAGTGCGACCAAGGCCGACATCTGGGGACGCTACCTGGACGTGGCGCACTGGAGTGACTGGCCTCCCGGGCTTCCCGTAGGCAGGTTCCGGCTCGTCGGCGTGGAACCGGAGAGGATGTTTGCCGTGGGGGGCCTTCCCGATGGTGTCGACCGCCTGGCGAGCACGACAGCAGGTTGACGCTGCGCCCCCGGAAAACGACCGCAAGGGGCCCCGCCCACCCGCGGACCTCCAAGACCGAGACACCACCGCTCCGACCGCCCTTCCGGCCCGCCCTCCACCTGGTTGGCGGCCGTCCAAGCCAGCGGTCGGGTGGTACTCGTACAACCAACCTGGGGGTCGATGCTGGGCCACGACTGGCCTGACCGGCTTTCGCTTCGCTCCCCGTTTTGTGATAGGAACCGCCGGACAGGAAGGCAAGGGGAAAGGAGGGGAGGCTTTGCGATCTCGTAAGAACGTATTGCGGGTGCTCGCCGTGGTGGCGGTACTGATGCTCGTGGCCACCGCCTGCAAGAAGAAGTCAACCACGACGCCGGCTGGGACGAGCGGGTCCAGCGGTCCGGCTACCAAGATCGCGGTGACGGTGTACGGACAGGGTGCTTGGACCGGCCCGTACAACTATCTGGTGATCCCGTCGGAACAGGGGGCGCAGCTGCACTTCAAGGAGTGCAACGCGG
It encodes:
- the trpA gene encoding tryptophan synthase subunit alpha, which encodes MADLDLEAALRRRLDVGGRAFVPYVTGGLPSVTTDVLRGLEAAGADAIEVGIPFSDPVMDGPVIQEASQRALEAGATPDRVLDLVGEASVGVPVVAMTYLNPVLALGFDVFLRRAVDVRLAGVLVPDLPVDEAEEWRSACAEHGVASVFLAAPGTDAGRLGLIAEASSGFVYCVSTYGVTGERKVLAQTARDLVESLRPLTDRPLLVGVGVGSPEQAATACEFADGVVVGTALVRKLLEEGPESCLALAAQFRRAIPAGP
- the trpB gene encoding tryptophan synthase subunit beta — encoded protein: MSGPATSTLPDERGRFGRFGGRYVPEVLVPALDELARAWSSLQDDPEFRGELDALLRDYVGRPTPLTFAARLSEQTGYRVFLKREDLAHTGAHKINNTMGQVLLARRLGKRRIIAETGAGQHGVATATACAMFGLPCVVYMGEEDTRRQAVNVDRMRLLGAEVVSVRSGSRTLKDAINEALRDWAASVQDTHYVVGSVVGPHPFPAMVRDFQRVIGDEARRQFQEADGGLPDAVVACVGGGSNAIGMFTAFVGGGARLVGVEAGGRGSGSGEHCASLSAGRPGVLHGALSYLLQDQAGQVVSTHSISAGLDYPGVGPEHSFLKDAGLAEYTSATDAEALEGFVALARAEGILPALEPAHAIGWLLRRPLPEGSSVLVCLSGRGDKDLETVRAALGGEVPDAVPPGRG